From the Actinomyces sp. zg-332 genome, the window TAGGCTTATAGTATTACTTTGTTTATATAAAATGGGCGATAAATAAAAAGTTACAAGTACTATTTTTGTTTTTGAAAACTTTGTATCTTTAGGTGAGCTTTTAGTTGAGTTTTAGGCTATGTGATTCGTCTTAGATAGTAAGTATTGGTTTTTCAGCAGAATGAAAATGGGTATAAAGAAAATTCCCTAAGTACCGTAAACGCTAGAGAGAATATCTTAACGAGAGTTTCTATTTTATAGCCTTACCAGTGCTACGAAATACTGACGGTGACTACCGTACAAATAAATAGTTATCTAAGTATTTCGAAGTCATCCAAAGCTTTGTATTATAATTTTCCAAAGCAACGCAAGATACACTTATACTTCGTTCACTTATACTTGTGGCTCACGTATAAGCATTTCCAAATACTTTATACACCGTAAGCATTTTTCAAATAGCTGACAAATACATCATGTATAATTTTGCTATCAAGCTTTGCATAAATATAGGTAGTTAGCAAATTTTCAAACTCACACTTTATTTACTGAGTTTATAATTCACTATCTAATGAATTATCGGCTTCTAGTTCAAGTATTTCCACTGCTGACTCAGGTTGCTCAAGACTGCTTACTTTCTTTAGCTTACGCTGTATTTGTCTAGTTCTAACACCTATTAGGTTATTTAGTTTATCTTGAACCTTATCCATATCACGTAAAGTTTCACCTAATAGTTTGTCGAATTTACTGAATTCTACTTTGACAGCAGATAGCACATCCCAAACTTCTGTGGAGCGTTTTTGTATAGCCAAAGTTTTGAATCCCATTTGTAAACTGTTTAGTAACGCAGCCATAGTTGTAGGTCCAGCAATATTGACTTTGTACTCACGTTGCAAAACTTCAACCATTCCTCGCTTTACTGCTTCAGCATATAAGCCTTCAAAAGGTAAAAACATAATAGCAAAATCTGTTGTTTCAGGTGGGCAAACATATTTATCATGTATATCTTTTGCTTCTTGTTTTAGAACGTTTTCTAGCTGTTTACCGCAGGTTAGTATTGAAGCAGAATCGCCACTATCATAAGCATCTATTAAGTTAGAATAGGTATCACCGGGAAACTTTGAATCTATAGGCAAATAAATAAACTTGTCGTCATCTGCTGGTAGTTTTACAGCAAATTCAACTCTTTCACGACTTCCTTTTTTCATCGGTATATTAGTGTCATACTGTTCAGGAGATAAAATTTCCTCAAGAATAGCACCTAGCTGAAATTCCCCTAAAATACCTCTTGTTTTTACATTAGATAAAACTTTCTTCAAATCTCCAACACCAGTTGCTAGAGTTTGCATTTCACCTAAACCTTTGTAAACTTTTTCTAAGTTTTCACTCACATTAGCGAAAGATTTAGCTATGCGATCTTCGAGGGTTTTTTGTAGCTTTTCATCAACTGTTTGACGCATTTCATCAAGTTTTTTAACATTAGTGTTTTGGATTTTCTCTAGGCGCTCTTCTAGTGTTTGTCTAACTTTTTCTAGGCTTTCATTAGTATTAACTGAAGATTTTCCAATATTAGTAGAAATATTATCCAAATTGTCTTTAACAGTTTTATAAAGCAAATTCTGATTCGAATTTAATGTTTGCTGTAAATTATTAAAGCTAGAATTTTGAGATTGCACATATACTTCTAAAAGTTGACTAATAGTTTCACGGTCACGTTTTTGTTCTATTTGTATTGTTTCTTCAATTTGTTTCACAATACTTTGATCTTGTCTTTTTGTAATCTTTAAAGCAATAAATCCCAGTATCACAAGGTTTATAATCAGAAGTATAAGTAGTGCAAATTCCATTTTATTCCTAGCTTTTATAGTCTTTTAGTATAGTTTAGCTTGTTTTCTTGTCATATTTTTTCAAAAATCAAAAAATGTGGAAAATTAATAAAACTGAAGCTCTTACATAAAGAAACACAGTAAAATATTCACGGTATTCAATGTTGCAAACAAATCTTTACATTTTAGCAACAAAATTGAATGAAAAGCATAAAGTAACTGTTTATAAATCACTCTTTGGTTTCTAAAATACGGCGTAAAGACTCTATACGCAGTTGTGTATTTTCATCAGTTTCCAAGTGTAGCTCGCAAGCTAAATCATCCTTAGAGTGTTTGCACCCTTTAGGACAATTTTGTATTAAATCTGATAAATCATCGAAAGCATTTATAACATTTTCGACACTTAAATGTGCTAGCCCAAATGCTCGAACCCCTGGGGTGTCGACTACCCATCCGCCTTTTGGGAGTTGCAATGCTACGGCAGAAGTAGAAGTATGTCTGCCTTTGCCTGTAACTATATTTACGTGGCCAGTATCTCTATTTGCTTCAGGAATAAGTTCATTAATTAACGTAGATTTACCGACTCCAGAATGACCTACAAACACACTAAATTCATTTTCTAAACGTTTTTCTAAAGCAGTAGTTCCAATAACGCCGTTTTCGTTTATTTCTGTTACAAAAGATTCAATACCTAAAGGAGTATAAAAATTCATGAATTCCTCAGGTGAAGCTAAGTCAGATTTAGTTAGACACAATATTGGTTTCATATTAGCGTTGTAAGCAGCAACTAAACATCTGTCAATCATTCCCATACGTGGAGTAGGATTAGCAAGTGCTACTACTATTACCATAGTGGAAGCATTGGCAACAATTAGCTTTTCTCGACTAGTTTCATCACTACTACGCATTAATTCAGTTTTGCGTTCATTTACCTTTACTATTCGAGCAAGAGTGTCTTTCTTACCAGACAAATCGCCTACAACTGCAACGCTATCTCCAATTACTATAGAACCTTTTGGCAGTTCTCTAGCTTTTATAGCAACAATATTTGGAACAGAAGAGTCGCTAAGATTAGTTAAGTGGTAGCGACCTCTATCTACACCTATTACAGTATAGTTAACAGCATCGTCATGTTTAGGACGTATTTTTGTTCTAGGACGTGAAGTTTTTTTGGGCCTAGTTTTTATTCTCAAATTATCAGTATCTATATTTGTATATCTCATTTTGTAATAGTTTTTGTTTTCTGATTGTAGTATTTACGCCACTTATGATTAGGGATACCATGTGTGATTAGCAAGGAAACAGATGTAAATAATGTACTATCATAAATCAATTTATTCAATAACTTAAACTTACCTGAAAAGTTCTTTTCTAGCCAAAAAGGATTTTTCAAAAGTACATTCATAAAAGAAACAGACGTTAGAAATATGGCGTTTAACCGTGAATTTTTGCCTTTCAATAAGCAAAATGATGAGAAAATCGTTATAACAGCTAATCCCTTAGATAAAATCTCTAAAATAAACCTATTTTTCTGAATATTTACTTTAGAAGCGACGAACTGTACATTTTCAACACGTTCAATATGCTTTTCAGTATTGCGTAGAGCATCAATAGACTCTTGGATTAAAACTATGCTAGTTAGTATTCTTGCTAATATTTGAAAAATTCCCATTCCTTAATGCTGACTTATTTTTCCTGAAAATTCAAAATTTTTCTCCCAAAAGTTTGTAAAAGTTATAAGAAAGAATAAATACCTGAAATTTTATGTGCAACGGAATATACAATAGTTTTCAGTAAAACATTGCATTAAGTTACATAAACGTGGCGATAAGTAGTGAGTTAAAGTATTAGTTATACTTTAATGATATTTAACAGGAATAATATATAATTAATATTGTTATGGATATTATAGAAACCGAGAAAGTAGTCGAGTTCGAAGAGCTAGCGATACCATATATCGACCAGCTGTATTCGGTGGCTTTAAAAATGACTATGAATTCTCAAGATGCACAAGACTTAGTGCAAGAGACATATATGAAAGCATATCGTTCTTTTCACCAGTTTAGAAAAGACACGAATATGAAGGCATGGCTATACACTATCCTTACAAATACTTTCATAAATATGTATAGAAAAAAGCAAAAAGCTCCACAAATTATTGATAGTGAAGATATAAACGATTGGCAACTTAACAGTAGCCATTCAGCTAATACTATCGGACTGCGGTCAGCTGAAACTGAGGTTTTGGAATCTTTATCTGATGAAAAAATCAAAGAGGCAATGGCTGGTTTATCAAAAGACTATCAATTAGTAGTATATTTCGCTGATATTGAAGGATACTCTTACAAGGAAATATCTGACTTATTGGATATCCCTGTAGGAACTGTAATGTCTCGTCTGCATAGAGCAAGGCTAAAATTACGTAAAACATTATCCGAATATGCACATGAAATGGGAATAATAAAATGAGCTGTGAAGGTAAAGATAAATCAACTTGTGAAGAATTGATTGAAAACTTGTTTCAATACGTTGATAACGAGTTAGATGAGAAGATGGATGAACGTTTCCAAATACATATTCAAAAATGTGGACATTGTAAAGACTACGCTGAAGCTGAAAGACACGTTAGATATATCTTAAAAAAGAAATGTTGTGATAAAGCACCTACTGAACTCAAAGATAAAATTCACTCGCAACTTATAGTATTAAACAAAATAATTAATGATGAATATAAAATGTAAACTTTCAAATAAAGTTTATAAAACAGCGTAAACGTGGTAATCTAATCAAGTATTAATATAAAAGGAGTTTCTAAAATGAGCAAACGCGGACGTAAACGTCGTAGTCGCAAGGGAAATGCTGCAAACCATGGAAAGCGCCCAAACGCATAATGTTTGAATTTGTTTAAATTGTGGAGCTTTTGGCTCCGCAATTTTTATTTAAACTATTTTTCCTATTTTTGCTAATTTTATAGCTAAATGTGGCTGTTTATTGCCTTATACTTTCATTAGATTTATCTATTAGAGCTATCTAAGCTCTAAATGTTTTTATTAGCATTTCCTAGTGTTATTAGATGTCAAATAGCTCAGTATCTCTACTGAATTTGCCCAGCAATCAACAATAAGTGTACTTTATCTTAGCTCTTAGTTCTTAGCTTTAGCAGTATTTTCTCTAAAACTTCTATCTAAATATTGCTGGCTTTCACTTTTGCTCCCATTTTTTAGTTTTCGTGAAGTTTAATAAACGGTTATTAACTTACAAAATGTTTATAAGAGCTTATTAATTGTTAATACAATTTGCTCATTTTATAAAAGCTGAGTAGCAAATTGATGTGAATAATCAAGGCAAAGCTAATAAATAGGATAGTCAGATAAACTTATTAAGACACAACATATTTACTAAGCGAATCAGAACGTAATATGCAAGCTACACTTTCAAAATTAACGAGCGAGCAGGTAACAGAGGAATAACTAAAAACCTAAATATTTTCTATAGAGGTTTCAGACCCCATCCACTCGCACCATCCATAGTGTAATACCAGCCAAGCCAGCAATCCATACCCAGTTTGACCTGGATGCAAGCCGTCACCAACATTAAAATCAGTCAACCACTGATCATGCTCACGCAAAGGGGTAAAAGTATCCACGTATTTTATACTTCTGCGTTCGCATACGTTTTGATAGCCAGCAGAAAGTTCTTGTAAAGCATGCTGATCAATATAAGGCAAAGCACAAGGACCCACTACGAAAATATCTATATCATAGGCACTAACACTATCAAGTATATTAGCCAAATTAAGTCTAGAACGAGTTGAAGATATCCCTTGAGTAATATCTCCAACACCTAAATTAATCACTAGCTTGTTCTCAGAAGTATTTGAAAAACGTGGAAAACATTCTTTTTCCCAGCGATCTAGCAAAGTAGATGAAGTATCGCCTGGTAACCCTAAAGGCATAACATATATAGGTACATTTCTTTGAACACGTGACATCACGCGACCAAGCCATCCAAGACTACGTTCATCTCCGGCGCCTAATGTTATTTCATCGCCTAGAACACATAATCGAACACTTTGAGCCATTATTCCCTCTTAAATAACTTTAGTACTATATATTATGTTACATCATATGCTTAATAGATGATATGTTGTTTTTAAAGTTAGTTCTATTATTGTAATGATAATGTAAAAAATAAGTATATTTCTATACAATGTAACATTTTATTACTAGTAAGTAGTTAATTTTATAAAGACTAGCTAAAGGACAAAAGCCAATTTTCAGGTAATATTAAAATAGGGTTTCAAAACAGTTATTTTGGTTTCATATTTATAAATTGGAGTTGCGATGATAAAAGTATTATTTGTATGTCATGGGAATATATGTAGAAGTACTATGGCTGAGTCTGTTTTCAACTACATGATTAGACAAAAGGGAATAGAAGATGACTTCATTGTTTCATCAGCTGCAACAAGTACTGAAGAAATAGGAAATCCTGTACACCACGGCACTGTTAAGAAACTAAAGGAAAAGAACATTCCAGTTACACCTCATAAAGCTATTCAGATAACCAAAACTGATTTTGATAAATACGATTACATCATTGGGATGGACAGCGCTAATATAAGGAATTTAAATAGGATAGCTGGGGATAAAGCTGAAAAAGTTTATAAGCTATTAACTTTTGCTAGTCAAAGTCGAGATATAGCTGATCCATGGTATACAGGAGACTTTGAAGAAACTTATCAAGACGTTTGTAAAGGCTTAGAAGGATTTTTGCAAACTTTAGGGAAATAGTATTGAGATTTCGTGTAGTGACGTGAGGTTTTAGCTTGAGAATACTTATAATGTAAAAATTACGAATAGATACGCAAATACTACTATTGGTTTTTATAAAGTATCTTTAGCGTGGTATGAGTGTCAGAAATTCAATGCTTAAGGGAGCAAGAAACTGTGATTAATCTAGAAGAAAAATTTAAAGACGCCAATATTGATTTTGAGCTATACAACCATCGAGCTATTTATACTAATGAAGATGCATTGGTTGTGAAAGAGGAACAAGGTTTTAAAGGCACAGAAACAAAAAGTTTATATTTAAAGGATAAACAGGATAACAACTACGTCTTTCTAACATTTACTACCAAAAGAAGTGATTTTAAGAAAATAAGTAATCTTGTAGGAAAAAGGCTTTCTGTGGTATCTACAGAAGTTATGGAGGAAACAACTGGTCAAAAATCAGGAGCTGTATCTCCTTTCGGCTATGAAACACGTGTGCCTGTAATTATTGATGAAGAATTACTTTCCCATGAAAAACTTGTATTTGCACCTGGTCGTCCGGACCAAACTATGGTTATAAAAGTTGCTGATTTGGACAAAATTATCAAAGTGCTTGATTTGGAAACTTATTTACTACCAAGCGGCGAATAAAAACATTCGAAATTTTACACGAGGCTGATGTGGTTTTACGAATACTAGTTTAAGTCACGAGTACGAATTTTAAGGATATCCGTAATTACTGAGCAACAATATTAATGTGGGCTTATTGTAAAAGAATCTCCTAGTATTATTGGGGTTTTACTTGAGCTAGGCAAAGTAGGTTGTATTACGTTTAGAGGTAATTTCTAGGCTTTAGAAAGAAAACTCGGTAAAAAACTAATAAAACGTGTACCTTAATAAGAAAAATGTAGATTATGCACACCTGATAAGGCAAAAAAGCTTATGACTATTTAAAAACGAGAAGAACTATACTCAAAAAAGGCTATTTTGATAGAACTATCTCTTAGAAAGAAATATATTGTTACTACTTTTAAAATAAAGTGAGTAAGAACGTTGATGATGAATGACACTTTGTGAGAAAAGTAGAGCCAAAGGATTAGAAAATAAAGTAACAGCAAGACTTAAAGTAACAAATAACTAAGTACACTCTAAAAGTAAAACACGATTGCTAGAATTGAAAATGTTTATTCGTGGAAAGTAAAATCAGTCAAGTTGTATAAGATACGATTTTACGACTTTTAACTAAACAAAATGAGCATGAATAGTAAAAATATTTTACCTAAAAGTAAAAAATGCTTACTCGCAAATATATTCATGATTTAACAGGTAATTCACGGAAATATTTACAAACTTTAGGGAAAGTGCGTGAATTTGTATACATGAAATACATAGTAAAGTACACAAAGGATATCGCGACAAAATGTATCGCAAGCTGAAACGAATCCCAGCTTGCGATGACACTGTCTAGATACTGCAATCAGAGTAACCTATAAGCGACTACTTAGAATTATGGTAGGTGGCTAAAGCTACTAAAGTTTTAACAATAAACTAAAATCTTACTTAGTTGCCTTCTTAATTACTTATTTAGTTATCTATCTGCCTAGTAACTAAGTAACTAACTTCTAACTAAAATCTCAGTAATCGAATACCTCACTTAGTAGCTTCTCATTTTCAGCTTTATGTAGCCATACAGTTCCAGCTGCAGGAGAGGCTGCTGCGTTACGTGAAATCAATTTGACAGGTTTACCTAGTTTATTGAAAACATTCAAAGCTAGATGAGAGTAAGGTCCAAAGTTAGCCGGTTCATCTTGTACCCAACAAATATGGGCATTTGAGTACTTGCTAATCACATTTGTAAGGTCTTTATCAGACAAAGGATAGAGCTGTTCTACACGAACTAAGGCTATATCGGTCTTTTGTAATTCTTCACGTTTTGCTAGTAAATCATAGTATATACGACCAGAACATAGCACTAGACGACGTACGTTAGCTGGGTTTGACTTTATTTCACTAACAGACTCATCCAGTATTTTCTGGAAAGCACCACTTGTGAACTCTTCAGGGCTACTACTTGCAGCTTTTAACCTCAACAACTGTTTAGGAGTGAAAGCTATAAGTGGTTTTTTATTCTTTCTATAAGCTTGTTCACGTAACAAATGGAAGTAATTAGCAGGAGTAGATGGCTGACAGACAATCATATTGTCTTGAGCACACAGTTGCAAGAACCTTTCTATACGAGCGCTAGAATGATCAGGGCCTTGTCCTTCATATCCATGTGGCAGTAAAACTACAAGTCCAGATGTCTGTCCCCATTTTTGTTCACTAGAAGATATAAATTCATCTACGACTGTTTGAGCTCCATTTACGAAGTCACCAAATTGTGCTTCCCAAAGAGTCAATCCATTTGGAGTTTCAACACTGTATCCATACTCGAAAGCTAAAGGAGCGTATTCACTTAACGATGAATCGTATATTTCAAAAGAAGCTTGATCTTGAGTTAACGAGTGAATAGGAGTCCATTCTTTACCGGTTACAATATCATGTACAACTGCTTGTCTTTGTACAAATGTTGCTCGTCTAGCGTCTTGTCCAGTTATTCTAACAGGCTTTCCTTCAATTAGTAGGGAACCGAAAGCTAGAATTTCAGCAAAACCCCAGTCAATATTGCCATTTTCATAAGAAGCAGCTCTATTTTCAAATAGTTTCTTTACTTTAGGGTGCAAAGTCATGCCAACAGGCGTATTTACGTGAGATTGGCAAATACGTTTGAAGAATGCTTCACTTATTGTGCTTGAGTAGTCAATAGAGTCTTCAATGTCGCTTGTATCGTCAGAAATAAAGTTAGAAACAATTTGAGCATATGTTGTTTCACTCTCTTGTTTCTTTTCTTTTGTTTCTTGGAAGATTTTTTCTAAAACTTGGTTGTATTCATCAATATACTCTTTGTATTCTTCTTCTGATATATCTTTTCTGTCAATCAAAATTTTTGCATATATCTCACGCGTTGAAGGTTTCTTGTCAATTAGTGAATACATTATTGGTTGAGTCATTGATGGATCATCACCTTCATTGTGTCCACGTTTTCTGTAGCACACTAAGTCAATGATTACATCTTTGTTGAAAGCTTGACGGTATAAAGTTGCAAGTTTTCCAACGTAAGTTACGGCTTCAATATCATCAGCATTTATATGGAAGATAGGTACTTGTAAGCCCTTTGCTAAATCTGTACAATAATTCGTTGATCTGGCAGAAGTAGCACCAGTTGTGAATCCAATCTGGTTATTTACGATGATATGGATTGTGCCACCTGTTCCATATGCTTTTAGCTGAGACATATTAAATGTTTCGTAGACTACACCTTGGCCAGCAAAAGCTGAATCTCCATGTATTAGTATCGGTACTACAGTATTTTTAGAGTCCTCGGCATTTAGTTTATCTTGTTTTGCTCTAGTGATGCCTTCTACTACACCATCAACTGCCTCTAGATGGGAAGGGTTTGCTGCTAGGTAAACTTTTACATCCTTGCCATCGTAACCTTTGTAAATTCCTTGTGTTCCCAAGTGATATTTTACGTCACCTGATCCTTGTAGATTATAAGGGTTTTGGTATCCTTCAAATTCAGAAAAAATCTGTTCATAAGATTTACCAGCTATATTTGTGAGAACGTTCAAACGTCCACGGTGAGGCATACCAATTACGACCTCTTCAACACCATTCTTTGAACTATTATTCAAAATGCTATCAAGTAGAGGAATTAAGCTTTCCCCACCTTCTAGAGAAAAGCGTTTTTGTCCCACGTATTTTGTCTGTAAGAACTGTTCAAAAGCTTCAGCTTTATTCAAAATACGCAAGTTGTGTTTTTGTTCATCTATACTTGGTTTGGTATGAGGTTGTTCAATATATTCTTGAATCCATTCACGTTGCACAGGATCTTGAATATGCATATACTCAAAGCCAATACTACGTGTATAAGTG encodes:
- a CDS encoding DNA recombination protein RmuC — translated: MEFALLILLIINLVILGFIALKITKRQDQSIVKQIEETIQIEQKRDRETISQLLEVYVQSQNSSFNNLQQTLNSNQNLLYKTVKDNLDNISTNIGKSSVNTNESLEKVRQTLEERLEKIQNTNVKKLDEMRQTVDEKLQKTLEDRIAKSFANVSENLEKVYKGLGEMQTLATGVGDLKKVLSNVKTRGILGEFQLGAILEEILSPEQYDTNIPMKKGSRERVEFAVKLPADDDKFIYLPIDSKFPGDTYSNLIDAYDSGDSASILTCGKQLENVLKQEAKDIHDKYVCPPETTDFAIMFLPFEGLYAEAVKRGMVEVLQREYKVNIAGPTTMAALLNSLQMGFKTLAIQKRSTEVWDVLSAVKVEFSKFDKLLGETLRDMDKVQDKLNNLIGVRTRQIQRKLKKVSSLEQPESAVEILELEADNSLDSEL
- the rsgA gene encoding ribosome small subunit-dependent GTPase A translates to MRYTNIDTDNLRIKTRPKKTSRPRTKIRPKHDDAVNYTVIGVDRGRYHLTNLSDSSVPNIVAIKARELPKGSIVIGDSVAVVGDLSGKKDTLARIVKVNERKTELMRSSDETSREKLIVANASTMVIVVALANPTPRMGMIDRCLVAAYNANMKPILCLTKSDLASPEEFMNFYTPLGIESFVTEINENGVIGTTALEKRLENEFSVFVGHSGVGKSTLINELIPEANRDTGHVNIVTGKGRHTSTSAVALQLPKGGWVVDTPGVRAFGLAHLSVENVINAFDDLSDLIQNCPKGCKHSKDDLACELHLETDENTQLRIESLRRILETKE
- a CDS encoding sigma-70 family RNA polymerase sigma factor, with the translated sequence MDIIETEKVVEFEELAIPYIDQLYSVALKMTMNSQDAQDLVQETYMKAYRSFHQFRKDTNMKAWLYTILTNTFINMYRKKQKAPQIIDSEDINDWQLNSSHSANTIGLRSAETEVLESLSDEKIKEAMAGLSKDYQLVVYFADIEGYSYKEISDLLDIPVGTVMSRLHRARLKLRKTLSEYAHEMGIIK
- the rsrA gene encoding mycothiol system anti-sigma-R factor; the protein is MSCEGKDKSTCEELIENLFQYVDNELDEKMDERFQIHIQKCGHCKDYAEAERHVRYILKKKCCDKAPTELKDKIHSQLIVLNKIINDEYKM
- a CDS encoding 50S ribosomal protein bL37; the protein is MSKRGRKRRSRKGNAANHGKRPNA
- a CDS encoding GDSL-type esterase/lipase family protein translates to MAQSVRLCVLGDEITLGAGDERSLGWLGRVMSRVQRNVPIYVMPLGLPGDTSSTLLDRWEKECFPRFSNTSENKLVINLGVGDITQGISSTRSRLNLANILDSVSAYDIDIFVVGPCALPYIDQHALQELSAGYQNVCERRSIKYVDTFTPLREHDQWLTDFNVGDGLHPGQTGYGLLAWLVLHYGWCEWMGSETSIENI
- a CDS encoding low molecular weight protein-tyrosine-phosphatase → MIKVLFVCHGNICRSTMAESVFNYMIRQKGIEDDFIVSSAATSTEEIGNPVHHGTVKKLKEKNIPVTPHKAIQITKTDFDKYDYIIGMDSANIRNLNRIAGDKAEKVYKLLTFASQSRDIADPWYTGDFEETYQDVCKGLEGFLQTLGK
- a CDS encoding YbaK/EbsC family protein, with amino-acid sequence MSEIQCLREQETVINLEEKFKDANIDFELYNHRAIYTNEDALVVKEEQGFKGTETKSLYLKDKQDNNYVFLTFTTKRSDFKKISNLVGKRLSVVSTEVMEETTGQKSGAVSPFGYETRVPVIIDEELLSHEKLVFAPGRPDQTMVIKVADLDKIIKVLDLETYLLPSGE
- a CDS encoding multifunctional oxoglutarate decarboxylase/oxoglutarate dehydrogenase thiamine pyrophosphate-binding subunit/dihydrolipoyllysine-residue succinyltransferase subunit translates to MNDSFLNSDNIFGANEWLVQDLYQAYLKDPSTVSHSWCEYFEKNHKNFDSITNTNARAIPEVKTTKPKSFNLYDVTRSDLPPAPTSKITQPTSPYVARINQLKESKKVATNEDKLVPLKGIANAISKNMEESLDVPTATSVRDIPAKVMIENREIINRHLSHISTKKVSYTHIIGFAIVEALVSMPNMNVRYELIDSKPHMHVLPHVNFGLAIDIPTQNETRILVVPVIHKADTCDFASWFEEYNTLVKKARTGKLEPKDYMDTTITLTNPGTIGTSHSVPRLMKNQAAIIGIGSMAYPAQFAGTSDINLSKIGIGKAITITSTYDHRVIQGATSGEFLALLEKKLLGLDGFYNRVFASMQIPYEPVQWQTDVDYDPEHEMGKPARIAQLIHAYRSRGHLVADTDPLSYRLRVHPDLDFKSYGLTLWDLDRQFPTAGYTNEPTLVLRNIINYLRSTYTRSIGFEYMHIQDPVQREWIQEYIEQPHTKPSIDEQKHNLRILNKAEAFEQFLQTKYVGQKRFSLEGGESLIPLLDSILNNSSKNGVEEVVIGMPHRGRLNVLTNIAGKSYEQIFSEFEGYQNPYNLQGSGDVKYHLGTQGIYKGYDGKDVKVYLAANPSHLEAVDGVVEGITRAKQDKLNAEDSKNTVVPILIHGDSAFAGQGVVYETFNMSQLKAYGTGGTIHIIVNNQIGFTTGATSARSTNYCTDLAKGLQVPIFHINADDIEAVTYVGKLATLYRQAFNKDVIIDLVCYRKRGHNEGDDPSMTQPIMYSLIDKKPSTREIYAKILIDRKDISEEEYKEYIDEYNQVLEKIFQETKEKKQESETTYAQIVSNFISDDTSDIEDSIDYSSTISEAFFKRICQSHVNTPVGMTLHPKVKKLFENRAASYENGNIDWGFAEILAFGSLLIEGKPVRITGQDARRATFVQRQAVVHDIVTGKEWTPIHSLTQDQASFEIYDSSLSEYAPLAFEYGYSVETPNGLTLWEAQFGDFVNGAQTVVDEFISSSEQKWGQTSGLVVLLPHGYEGQGPDHSSARIERFLQLCAQDNMIVCQPSTPANYFHLLREQAYRKNKKPLIAFTPKQLLRLKAASSSPEEFTSGAFQKILDESVSEIKSNPANVRRLVLCSGRIYYDLLAKREELQKTDIALVRVEQLYPLSDKDLTNVISKYSNAHICWVQDEPANFGPYSHLALNVFNKLGKPVKLISRNAAASPAAGTVWLHKAENEKLLSEVFDY